From a single Peromyscus maniculatus bairdii isolate BWxNUB_F1_BW_parent chromosome 4, HU_Pman_BW_mat_3.1, whole genome shotgun sequence genomic region:
- the Ptrh1 gene encoding peptidyl-tRNA hydrolase gives MVPSGLFRSGMRRSWALRQRVSEARFPGRRWLVAGLGNHGMPGTRHSVGMAVLGQIARRLGVAESWARDSRCAADLALAPFGDAQLVLLRPRRLMNVNGRSVAQAAELFGLAAEEIYLVHDELDKPLGKLALKLGGSARGHNGVRSCISCLNSSAMPRLRVGIGRPTHPSMIEAHVLGRFSPEEQELLSPLLDQAADLLLDHIRARSQEPPVGL, from the exons ATGGTGCCGTCCGGCCTTTTCCGCTCCGGGATGCGGCGGAGTTGGGCTTTGAGGCAGCGCGTCTCGGAGGCTCGGTTCCCCGGGAGGCGGTGGCTG GTGGCTGGCTTGGGGAACCATGGAATGCCTGGCACACGGCACAGCGTGGGTATGGCGGTGCTGGGGCAAATAGCGCGGCGCCTGGGAGTGGCGGAGAGCTGGGCTCGGGACTCGCGCTGCGCTGCTGACCTTGCCCTGGCCCCGTTCGGGGATGCCCAGTTGGTCTTGCTCCGGCCACGGCGCCTCATGAACGTCAATGGGCGCAGCGTGGCCCAAGCCG CGGAGCTGTTTGGGCTGGCTGCGGAGGAGATCTATCTGGTGCACGATGAACTTGATAAGCCCCTGGGGAAGCTGGCTCTGAAGCTGGGGGGCAGCGCAAG AGGCCACAATGGAGTCCGGTCCTGCATTAGCTGTCTGAACTCCAGT GCAATGCCAAGGCTGCGGGTAGGCATTGGGCGCCCCACACACCCTAGTATGATCGAGGCCCATGTCCTGGGCCGCTTCTCCCCTGAGGAACAGGAGCTACTGTCCCCGTTGCTGGATCAGGCCGCCGACCTGCTTCTGGACCACATCCGTGCTCGAAGCCAGGAGCCACCAGTGGGCCTCTGA